The Streptomyces sp. NBC_01244 genome contains a region encoding:
- the rpsS gene encoding 30S ribosomal protein S19, producing MPRSLKKGPFVDGHLIKKVDVQNEAGTKNVIKTWSRRSMIIPAMLGHTIAVHNGKIHVPVFVTESMVGHKLGEFSPTRTFRGHVKDDRKSKRR from the coding sequence ATGCCGCGCAGTCTCAAGAAGGGACCCTTCGTCGACGGACACCTCATCAAGAAGGTGGACGTACAGAACGAAGCCGGTACCAAGAACGTCATCAAGACCTGGTCCCGTCGCTCGATGATCATCCCGGCCATGCTGGGTCACACCATCGCGGTGCACAACGGCAAGATCCACGTCCCGGTGTTCGTCACCGAGTCGATGGTCGGCCACAAGCTCGGCGAGTTCTCGCCGACTCGCACCTTCCGCGGCCACGTCAAGGACGACCGGAAGTCGAAGCGCCGCTAA
- the rplC gene encoding 50S ribosomal protein L3, whose product MAKQIKGVLGEKLGMTQVWDENNRVVPVTVVKAGPCVVTQVRKNEIDGYESVQIAFGEIDPRKVNKPLKGHFAKADVTPRRHLVELRTSDASEYTLGQEITAAVFESGVKVDVTGNSKGKGFAGVMKRHNFKGLGAGHGVQRKHRSPGSIGGCATPGRVFKGMRMAGRMGNERVTTQNLTIHAVDAEKGLLLIKGAVPGPNGGLVLVRTAAKGA is encoded by the coding sequence ATGGCAAAGCAGATCAAGGGCGTCCTGGGCGAGAAGCTCGGCATGACCCAGGTCTGGGACGAGAACAACCGTGTCGTCCCGGTGACCGTGGTCAAGGCCGGGCCCTGCGTTGTTACCCAGGTCCGTAAGAACGAGATCGATGGCTACGAGTCGGTCCAGATCGCCTTCGGCGAGATCGACCCGCGCAAGGTGAACAAGCCCCTCAAGGGTCACTTCGCCAAGGCCGACGTCACCCCCCGCCGCCACCTGGTGGAGCTCCGTACCTCCGACGCCAGCGAGTACACGCTCGGCCAGGAGATCACGGCTGCCGTGTTCGAGTCCGGCGTCAAGGTTGACGTCACGGGCAACAGCAAGGGCAAGGGCTTCGCCGGTGTCATGAAGCGTCACAACTTCAAGGGCCTCGGCGCAGGGCACGGCGTCCAGCGCAAGCACCGCTCCCCCGGTTCGATCGGTGGCTGCGCCACCCCTGGGCGTGTCTTCAAGGGCATGCGCATGGCCGGTCGTATGGGTAACGAGCGCGTCACCACCCAGAACCTGACCATCCACGCGGTTGACGCGGAGAAGGGTCTGCTCCTCATCAAGGGTGCGGTCCCCGGTCCGAACGGCGGCCTCGTCCTGGTCCGTACCGCGGCCAAGGGGGCTTGA
- the rplW gene encoding 50S ribosomal protein L23: MSEATVTSKTFTDPRDLLIKPVVSEKSYALLDENKYTFIVAPGSNKTQIKQAVEAVFGVKVTGVNTINRQGKRKRTKTGFGKRADTKRAIVTLAEGDRIDIFGGQAS; encoded by the coding sequence ATGTCTGAGGCGACCGTTACCAGCAAGACCTTCACTGACCCGCGCGACCTGCTGATCAAGCCGGTTGTCTCGGAGAAGAGCTACGCGCTGCTGGACGAGAACAAGTACACGTTCATCGTCGCGCCCGGCTCCAACAAGACTCAGATCAAGCAGGCCGTCGAGGCGGTCTTCGGGGTCAAGGTCACCGGGGTCAACACGATCAACCGTCAGGGTAAGCGCAAGCGCACCAAGACCGGTTTCGGCAAGCGCGCTGACACCAAGCGCGCCATCGTGACCCTCGCTGAGGGCGACCGAATCGACATCTTCGGCGGCCAGGCCTCCTAA
- the rplD gene encoding 50S ribosomal protein L4, whose translation MSTIDILSPAGDKAGTVELPAEIFDAKTSVPLIHQVVVAQLAAARQGTHKTKRRGEVRGGGRKPYRQKGTGRARQGSTRAPQFVGGGVVHGPQPRDYSQRTPKKMKAAALRGALSDRARHSRIHVVTGVVEGAASTKAAKTLFGKISERKNVLLVVERADEAAWLSARNLPQVHILEPGQLNTYDVIVSDDVVFTQAAFESFVSGPKADETEGSDA comes from the coding sequence ATGAGCACCATTGACATCCTTTCGCCGGCAGGCGACAAGGCCGGTACCGTCGAGCTCCCCGCGGAGATCTTCGACGCGAAGACCAGCGTTCCGCTGATCCACCAGGTCGTTGTCGCTCAGCTGGCTGCTGCCCGTCAGGGCACGCACAAGACCAAGCGTCGTGGCGAAGTCCGTGGTGGTGGCCGCAAGCCGTACCGCCAGAAGGGCACCGGCCGCGCTCGCCAGGGTTCCACCCGCGCTCCGCAGTTCGTCGGCGGTGGCGTCGTCCACGGCCCGCAGCCGCGTGACTACTCGCAGCGGACCCCGAAGAAGATGAAGGCCGCCGCCCTCCGCGGTGCCCTCTCGGACCGTGCGCGTCACTCCCGCATCCACGTCGTCACCGGCGTGGTCGAGGGTGCCGCCTCCACGAAGGCCGCCAAGACGCTGTTCGGCAAGATCTCGGAGCGCAAGAACGTGCTCCTGGTCGTCGAGCGCGCCGACGAGGCTGCGTGGCTGTCCGCCCGCAACCTGCCCCAGGTGCACATCCTGGAGCCGGGCCAGCTGAACACGTACGACGTGATCGTCTCTGACGACGTGGTCTTCACTCAGGCCGCTTTCGAGTCCTTCGTGTCTGGCCCCAAGGCCGATGAGACCGAAGGGAGCGACGCCTGA
- the rplP gene encoding 50S ribosomal protein L16: protein MLIPRRVKHRKQHHPKRRGMAKGGTEVSFGEYGIQALTPAYVTNRQIEAARIAMTRHIKRGGKVWINIYPDRPLTKKPAETRMGSGKGSPEWWIANVHPGRVMFELSYPNEKIAREALTRAAHKLPMKCRIVRREAGES from the coding sequence ATGCTGATCCCTCGTAGGGTCAAGCACCGCAAGCAGCACCACCCGAAGCGCCGCGGTATGGCCAAGGGCGGTACTGAGGTCTCGTTCGGCGAGTACGGCATCCAGGCGCTTACCCCCGCCTACGTGACGAACCGCCAGATCGAGGCGGCTCGTATCGCGATGACCCGCCACATCAAGCGTGGCGGCAAGGTCTGGATCAACATCTACCCGGACCGTCCCCTGACGAAGAAGCCTGCCGAGACCCGCATGGGTTCCGGTAAGGGTTCTCCCGAGTGGTGGATCGCGAACGTGCACCCGGGCCGGGTCATGTTCGAGCTGTCCTACCCGAACGAGAAGATTGCTCGTGAGGCGCTCACCCGCGCTGCTCACAAGCTTCCGATGAAGTGCCGGATTGTTCGGCGCGAGGCAGGTGAGTCGTGA
- the rplV gene encoding 50S ribosomal protein L22 — MEARAQARYIRVTPMKARRVVDLIRGMDATEAQAVLRFAPQAASVPVGKVLDSAIANAAHNYNHPDASTLVISEAYVDEGPTLKRFRPRAQGRAYRIRKRTSHITVVVSSKEGSR; from the coding sequence ATGGAAGCCAGGGCCCAGGCGCGGTACATCCGCGTCACGCCCATGAAGGCCCGCCGAGTGGTGGACCTTATCCGTGGCATGGATGCCACGGAGGCTCAGGCGGTCCTGCGTTTCGCCCCGCAGGCCGCGAGCGTGCCGGTTGGCAAGGTGCTTGACAGCGCCATTGCCAACGCCGCACACAACTACAACCACCCGGACGCCTCCACGCTGGTCATCAGCGAGGCGTACGTGGACGAGGGCCCGACCCTGAAGCGGTTCCGTCCGCGTGCCCAGGGCCGTGCCTACCGGATCCGCAAGCGGACCAGCCACATCACCGTGGTCGTCAGCAGCAAGGAAGGTTCCCGGTAA
- the rplB gene encoding 50S ribosomal protein L2, which translates to MGIRKYKPTTPGRRGSSVADFVEITRSTPEKSLVRPLHSKGGRNNTGRITVRHQGGGHKRAYRVIDFRRHDKDGVPAKVAHIEYDPNRTARIALLHYADGEKRYIIAPKNLKQGDRIENGPTADIKPGNNLALRNIPVGTTIHAIELRPGGGAKFARSAGASVQLLAKEGTMAHLRMPSGEIRLVDARCRATVGEVGNAEQSNINWGKAGRMRWKGVRPSVRGVAMNPVDHPHGGGEGKTSGGRHPVSPWGQKEGRTRSPKKASSKYIVRRRKTNKKR; encoded by the coding sequence ATGGGTATCCGCAAGTACAAGCCGACGACCCCGGGCCGTCGTGGCTCCAGCGTCGCCGACTTTGTCGAGATCACGCGGTCCACGCCGGAGAAGTCGCTGGTCCGCCCCCTGCACAGCAAGGGCGGCCGTAACAACACCGGTCGGATCACGGTTCGACACCAGGGTGGCGGCCACAAGCGCGCCTACCGTGTGATCGACTTCCGTCGTCACGACAAGGACGGCGTGCCGGCCAAGGTCGCGCACATCGAGTACGACCCCAACCGCACTGCGCGCATCGCGCTTCTGCACTACGCAGACGGCGAGAAGCGCTACATCATTGCGCCGAAGAACCTGAAGCAGGGCGACCGGATTGAGAACGGCCCCACGGCCGACATCAAGCCCGGCAACAACCTGGCTCTCCGCAACATCCCGGTCGGTACCACGATCCACGCGATCGAGCTCCGTCCCGGTGGCGGCGCCAAGTTCGCCCGCTCCGCTGGTGCCTCCGTGCAGCTGCTGGCGAAGGAGGGCACCATGGCCCACCTTCGTATGCCGTCCGGTGAAATCCGTCTCGTCGACGCGCGCTGCCGCGCGACCGTCGGTGAGGTCGGCAACGCCGAGCAGTCGAACATCAACTGGGGCAAGGCCGGCCGCATGCGCTGGAAGGGCGTTCGCCCCTCCGTCCGCGGTGTCGCGATGAACCCGGTCGACCACCCGCACGGTGGTGGTGAGGGTAAGACCTCCGGTGGTCGTCACCCGGTCTCCCCGTGGGGTCAGAAGGAGGGTCGTACTCGCTCGCCGAAGAAGGCTTCGAGCAAGTACATCGTCCGCCGCCGCAAGACGAACAAGAAGCGCTAG
- the rpsJ gene encoding 30S ribosomal protein S10, whose translation MAGQKIRIRLKAYDHEVIDSSAKKIVETVTRTGASVAGPVPLPTEKNVYCVIKSPHKYKDSREHFEMRTHKRLIDILDPTPKTVDSLMRLDLPAGVDIEIKL comes from the coding sequence ATGGCGGGACAGAAGATCCGCATCCGGCTCAAGGCCTACGACCACGAGGTCATCGATTCGTCGGCGAAGAAGATCGTCGAGACGGTGACGCGCACTGGTGCGTCGGTCGCGGGCCCGGTGCCGCTGCCCACTGAGAAGAACGTGTACTGCGTCATCAAGTCGCCGCACAAGTACAAGGACTCGCGCGAGCACTTCGAGATGCGCACTCACAAGCGCCTGATCGACATCCTCGACCCGACGCCCAAGACCGTTGACTCGCTGATGCGCCTGGACCTTCCGGCCGGCGTTGACATCGAGATCAAGCTCTGA
- the rpsC gene encoding 30S ribosomal protein S3 — protein MGQKVNPHGFRLGITTDFKSRWYADKLYKDYVKEDVAIRRMMTSGMERAGISKVEIERTRDRVRVDIHTARPGIVIGRRGAEADRIRGDLEKLTGKQVQLNILEVKNPEVDAQLVAQAVAEQLSSRVSFRRAMRKSMQGTMKAGAKGIKIQCGGRLGGAEMSRSEFYREGRVPLHTLRANVDYGFFEAKTTFGRIGVKVWIYKGDVKNIAEVRAENAAARAGNRPARGAAGAGDRPAGRGGRGGERGGRGGRKPQQAVGAEAPKADAPAAAPAESTGTEA, from the coding sequence ATGGGCCAGAAGGTAAACCCGCACGGGTTCCGGCTCGGCATCACCACCGACTTCAAGTCGCGTTGGTACGCCGACAAGCTGTACAAGGACTACGTCAAGGAAGACGTCGCCATCCGCAGGATGATGACGTCCGGCATGGAGCGCGCCGGCATCTCGAAGGTTGAGATCGAGCGCACCCGTGACCGCGTGCGTGTGGACATCCACACCGCTCGTCCGGGCATCGTCATCGGTCGCCGTGGCGCCGAGGCCGACCGCATCCGCGGCGACCTCGAGAAGCTCACGGGCAAGCAGGTCCAGCTGAACATCCTCGAGGTCAAGAACCCCGAGGTCGACGCTCAGCTGGTCGCGCAGGCCGTTGCCGAGCAGCTCTCCTCCCGCGTCTCCTTCCGTCGCGCCATGCGTAAGAGCATGCAGGGCACGATGAAGGCCGGCGCCAAGGGCATCAAGATCCAGTGTGGCGGCCGTCTCGGCGGCGCCGAGATGTCCCGCTCCGAGTTCTACCGCGAAGGCCGTGTGCCGCTGCACACCCTCCGCGCGAACGTGGACTACGGCTTCTTCGAGGCCAAGACCACCTTCGGCCGTATCGGTGTGAAGGTCTGGATCTACAAGGGCGACGTCAAGAACATCGCCGAGGTTCGCGCCGAGAACGCTGCGGCCCGTGCGGGTAACCGCCCGGCCCGTGGTGCCGCCGGCGCTGGCGACCGTCCCGCCGGCCGTGGTGGCCGTGGTGGCGAGCGCGGCGGCCGTGGTGGCCGCAAGCCGCAGCAGGCTGTTGGTGCCGAGGCCCCCAAGGCCGACGCTCCCGCCGCCGCTCCGGCTGAGAGCACCGGAACGGAGGCCTGA